In one Candidatus Poribacteria bacterium genomic region, the following are encoded:
- the hemC gene encoding hydroxymethylbilane synthase, with product MHNSLVIGTRGSQLALWQAQFVKDQLERLFSDLEVNLKIIKTTGDTIPDRSLVGLGKGVFTKEIENALLAGDIDLAVHSLKDLATELPEGLCIAAIPTREDPRDVLITASGLPLEDLLNGATIGTTSPRRKAQILHIRPDLQVVDIRGNIDTRLRKLHETGLDGIILAAAGINRLRKPEVITQFFDVERMVPAVGQGALAIEAREGDTALETLLEPLNDQKTVAEVTAERSVLKSLGGGCQVPIGAYAKHVDGELSLIGVVCHPEGALRIVKNAKAAPNAAEHLGEVVAEKLREGGATGLLTTQGALR from the coding sequence ATGCACAACTCGCTTGTAATTGGCACCCGTGGTAGTCAACTCGCACTTTGGCAGGCACAATTCGTCAAAGATCAGTTGGAACGCCTTTTCTCCGATCTCGAAGTCAATCTCAAGATCATCAAAACTACCGGGGACACGATTCCAGACCGTTCATTAGTTGGACTCGGCAAAGGGGTCTTTACCAAAGAGATAGAAAACGCGCTCTTAGCAGGAGATATTGATCTTGCTGTGCATAGTTTGAAAGATCTCGCAACAGAATTACCCGAAGGGCTTTGCATCGCCGCTATTCCGACACGCGAGGACCCGCGCGATGTCCTCATCACCGCCTCTGGACTCCCTTTGGAAGACTTGCTCAATGGCGCGACAATTGGCACCACGAGTCCGCGTCGAAAAGCACAAATCCTCCATATACGTCCTGATTTACAGGTCGTTGATATCCGAGGCAATATAGATACGCGGTTGCGCAAACTTCACGAAACCGGGCTTGATGGGATTATCCTTGCCGCTGCCGGTATCAACCGTCTCCGTAAGCCGGAAGTTATCACACAATTTTTTGATGTGGAGCGGATGGTACCAGCCGTTGGGCAGGGAGCACTCGCGATTGAAGCACGTGAAGGCGATACTGCTCTTGAAACCCTACTTGAACCCCTGAACGATCAGAAGACGGTGGCAGAAGTTACCGCTGAAAGGTCCGTGTTGAAAAGCCTCGGTGGTGGATGCCAAGTACCGATTGGTGCGTACGCCAAACATGTTGATGGTGAGCTCTCGCTTATCGGTGTGGTCTGTCATCCAGAAGGTGCCCTACGTATTGTGAAGAACGCGAAAGCGGCACCAAACGCTGCCGAACATTTAGGCGAAGTTGTTGCTGAAAAGCTCCGGGAAGGTGGTGCAACTGGATTGCTGACGACGCAAGGGGCATTGAGATGA
- the cobA gene encoding uroporphyrinogen-III C-methyltransferase — protein MNASLNKLLTGIVYIVGAGPGDKNLITLKGVECLQRADVVIYDLLLNDALLEHCPTHTEKIKAPDPRIRATRQTELNQLLVKHAKAGKIVVRLKGGDPYIFGRGGEEAMALTKAGIPFEIVPGITSAIAASAYAGIPVTHRDYASSVAFVTGHSAALRSDSNINWEQLATAVDTLVVYMGVAHLRQIVERLVTHGRHPATPVSLVRVGTTPQQRVVQGTLADIVSKVAAVQLESPAVIVVGEVNRLRQHLRWFDTKPLFGKRILVTRARAQASEFADRLEANGAKV, from the coding sequence ATGAACGCGTCTCTGAATAAACTACTTACAGGTATCGTCTACATCGTAGGTGCCGGTCCTGGTGATAAAAATTTGATCACACTTAAAGGTGTCGAGTGCCTTCAGCGCGCCGATGTCGTCATCTATGATCTGTTGTTGAACGATGCGTTATTGGAACACTGTCCCACACACACCGAAAAAATCAAGGCACCCGACCCAAGAATCCGAGCGACACGCCAGACCGAACTCAATCAGTTACTTGTTAAACACGCAAAAGCCGGTAAAATTGTCGTCCGCCTCAAGGGTGGAGATCCGTATATCTTTGGGCGTGGCGGCGAAGAGGCGATGGCACTCACCAAAGCAGGCATTCCATTTGAAATAGTTCCCGGTATCACCTCTGCGATTGCCGCATCCGCTTATGCAGGTATTCCCGTCACGCACCGGGATTACGCATCATCGGTCGCGTTTGTGACCGGACATTCCGCCGCACTGCGATCAGATTCAAATATCAATTGGGAACAACTCGCCACTGCGGTAGACACGCTTGTCGTCTATATGGGGGTCGCGCACCTCCGCCAGATTGTGGAACGATTGGTAACACACGGTAGGCATCCGGCAACACCTGTTAGTTTAGTGCGTGTTGGCACAACACCGCAACAGCGAGTCGTCCAAGGCACCCTCGCCGATATTGTGTCAAAGGTGGCGGCAGTCCAACTCGAAAGTCCCGCTGTTATCGTTGTCGGGGAGGTGAACCGGCTACGCCAGCATCTCCGATGGTTTGATACTAAACCGCTTTTCGGGAAACGAATTCTTGTCACACGCGCCCGCGCACAAGCAAGTGAATTCGCTGACCGCTTGGAAGCGAACGGGGCAAAGGT
- the hemA gene encoding glutamyl-tRNA reductase, producing MNQIVSIGTSHHVAPIEFREKLAFSEAQIIESLQHFRESDQVQEAVILSTCNRVEIYAVANAVRNADTAAKILAEFLSRYHQIGVESLKKWTYLHHNLETIRHLFRVTASLDSMVVGESQILGQVKEAYDASREAGGAGTILNRLFTKAFSVGKRIRSETTIAAGAVSISYAAVELAKKIFNTLEGKTVAIVGAGEMSELTAKHLVANGVSNVIVANRTYERAVKVAEKFKGTPIAYDSDLGFLIDADIVISSTDAPDYLIKRRPLANIMRKRRHRYMFLIDIAVPRDIEPDVSKIDHAFLYNIDDLEAVVASNLKDRQQEATRAEQIVAEEAKRFYDQLQVFQVNPTIKALHQQFREIADTELQACFYKATLSDEQEEAIASMTQAIVKKLLHHPMQNLRYAVNDGDADHGQYIQALQELFALDVNDDNSDM from the coding sequence ATGAACCAGATCGTCTCCATCGGAACGAGCCATCATGTCGCCCCGATTGAATTCAGGGAAAAACTGGCGTTTTCCGAAGCACAAATTATAGAATCTCTCCAGCACTTTCGTGAATCTGATCAGGTGCAAGAGGCAGTAATTCTCTCTACCTGTAATCGGGTAGAGATCTATGCTGTTGCGAACGCAGTACGAAACGCTGATACCGCTGCCAAAATTCTGGCTGAATTCCTTTCCCGCTATCACCAGATCGGAGTGGAATCACTTAAGAAATGGACGTATCTCCATCATAACTTGGAGACAATCCGGCATCTTTTCAGAGTAACCGCAAGTCTTGATTCTATGGTAGTCGGTGAGTCCCAAATATTGGGTCAAGTCAAAGAGGCTTACGATGCATCGCGGGAAGCGGGCGGTGCTGGGACAATTCTTAACCGTCTTTTTACTAAAGCCTTTAGCGTCGGTAAACGCATCCGTTCCGAAACGACTATCGCTGCCGGTGCCGTTTCTATTAGTTACGCCGCCGTTGAACTCGCCAAAAAGATTTTCAATACCCTTGAAGGCAAAACTGTTGCGATTGTCGGTGCGGGTGAAATGAGTGAACTTACCGCGAAGCATCTCGTTGCAAATGGTGTTTCTAACGTAATTGTTGCCAATCGCACTTATGAACGTGCTGTCAAAGTCGCCGAGAAATTTAAGGGTACACCTATCGCTTATGATAGCGATCTCGGTTTTCTCATTGATGCCGACATCGTCATTAGTTCTACCGATGCCCCCGATTATCTCATCAAACGCCGTCCGCTCGCTAACATCATGCGGAAACGCAGACACCGGTATATGTTTCTTATTGACATCGCTGTGCCACGCGATATAGAACCGGACGTGAGTAAGATTGATCACGCTTTCCTTTACAATATTGATGACCTTGAAGCCGTTGTCGCCTCCAATCTCAAGGATCGGCAACAAGAAGCGACCCGCGCCGAACAGATTGTCGCCGAAGAAGCAAAGCGGTTCTACGACCAATTGCAAGTCTTTCAGGTCAACCCCACTATTAAGGCACTCCATCAACAGTTTCGAGAGATCGCTGACACTGAATTGCAAGCCTGTTTCTATAAAGCAACACTCTCCGACGAGCAAGAGGAAGCCATCGCCTCTATGACGCAGGCAATTGTCAAAAAACTGCTCCACCACCCCATGCAAAATCTTCGCTATGCTGTCAACGATGGAGATGCCGATCACGGGCAGTACATCCAAGCCTTGCAAGAATTGTTTGCCTTGGATGTTAACGATGATAACTCAGATATGTAG
- the ccsA gene encoding cytochrome c biogenesis protein CcsA: MINFLFLVTLLIYLAASIFQTLSLAISNRSEAAIIRPTIERIAFWGTSIGFAFLSLFIALWWLTQGHFPMTHWTDSTAFFAWAITLIYLIIVRLTHLRTLGSFVMPVAFIAILISYSFATHTAALPEPLQNYWLLAHTSLIFLGYAAFIAAFGFGLMYLIAERKIRKKTDTLLDNLLPSLGVSDELGYRCTILGVILLTMGVIVGSLWTQYIRDVPWRWLDAKVISTLMTWFIYVLQIGLRQFWGWHGRRAAYAAIIGFVAVLCTYVGVDLFLDSMHTYR, encoded by the coding sequence ATGATCAATTTTCTTTTTCTCGTTACCCTTCTCATATACTTAGCCGCAAGCATTTTTCAGACGCTCTCGTTGGCTATCAGTAACCGGAGCGAAGCGGCTATCATCCGTCCAACGATTGAGCGAATCGCTTTTTGGGGAACCAGTATCGGTTTCGCTTTTCTGAGCCTCTTTATTGCCTTATGGTGGTTAACGCAAGGGCATTTTCCGATGACGCACTGGACCGACTCCACTGCTTTCTTCGCTTGGGCAATCACACTGATCTATCTCATCATCGTGCGTCTGACGCATCTCCGCACACTCGGCAGTTTTGTGATGCCTGTCGCCTTTATTGCCATCCTGATCTCATATAGTTTCGCGACACACACTGCTGCGCTCCCGGAACCGCTACAGAACTATTGGCTTTTGGCGCACACCTCCCTCATTTTTCTTGGCTACGCCGCGTTCATTGCTGCATTTGGATTTGGATTGATGTATTTGATAGCCGAGCGGAAAATCCGTAAAAAAACGGACACACTTCTTGACAATCTCCTCCCTTCTCTCGGTGTTTCTGATGAACTTGGGTACCGTTGCACAATTCTCGGCGTGATTCTGCTCACGATGGGGGTTATTGTTGGGAGTCTCTGGACCCAGTATATCCGAGATGTCCCGTGGAGATGGCTTGATGCGAAAGTAATTTCCACCCTCATGACATGGTTTATCTATGTGCTCCAGATCGGTCTTCGTCAATTCTGGGGGTGGCACGGACGACGGGCGGCTTATGCCGCTATCATCGGTTTTGTTGCTGTCCTTTGTACTTACGTCGGCGTTGATCTCTTTTTAGACAGCATGCATACGTATCGGTAG
- a CDS encoding Uma2 family endonuclease: MNTLSDFELKQRKYMPVFPKAVGKPTTYIEGYPSEDENPMPAGEFHGMQMQSLFDQFLRYFHTHPHIHVSMDNFIYYREGDIRKVVGADVYVVLGAAKLPLRRSFYTWAEGTVPTAVFEFLSDATASQDRHEKVEVYLRDIGVAEYFIHQPDMNRPIEFRGWRRDALGDIVEIEEEADDGLFSASLNLYFRWELHEAWELRLLRPYLPDGTAITTSMEEHHLRVAAEERVAGEAEQRQAAERRTREEAEQRQAAERRAREESERRQAIEVELERLQAQLANSENESE; this comes from the coding sequence ATGAATACGCTAAGCGATTTTGAATTGAAGCAAAGAAAATACATGCCTGTCTTCCCAAAAGCGGTCGGAAAACCTACCACTTATATTGAAGGCTACCCTTCCGAGGACGAAAACCCTATGCCAGCAGGCGAATTTCACGGGATGCAGATGCAGAGTTTATTTGACCAGTTCTTACGATATTTTCACACGCACCCGCATATTCATGTCAGTATGGATAATTTTATCTACTACCGCGAAGGCGATATCAGAAAGGTCGTGGGGGCAGACGTTTATGTTGTCTTGGGTGCTGCGAAACTTCCCTTACGAAGAAGTTTTTATACCTGGGCAGAAGGTACCGTCCCTACAGCAGTTTTTGAGTTCCTTTCAGATGCAACAGCGTCTCAGGATCGGCATGAAAAAGTTGAGGTGTATCTACGAGATATAGGGGTTGCGGAGTATTTTATTCATCAACCCGATATGAATCGCCCCATAGAATTTCGGGGGTGGCGGCGAGATGCCTTGGGCGACATCGTTGAGATTGAAGAAGAGGCTGATGATGGTTTGTTCAGTGCGTCGTTAAACCTTTATTTTCGGTGGGAGCTTCATGAGGCGTGGGAGCTGCGGCTTTTGCGTCCGTATCTCCCCGATGGCACCGCTATTACAACTTCCATGGAGGAACATCACCTACGGGTGGCAGCAGAAGAACGGGTAGCAGGGGAAGCGGAACAGCGGCAAGCCGCGGAAAGACGCACCAGAGAAGAAGCAGAACAACGGCAAGCGGCAGAAAGACGCGCCAGAGAAGAATCCGAAAGACGACAGGCAATAGAAGTCGAGTTAGAACGTCTCCAGGCACAACTCGCCAATAGCGAAAATGAAAGCGAATGA